The nucleotide window TCGACTTGCTGTTGAGGAAGGTCTTGAACAAATCGACAATGGAGAAGTCATCTCCCTAGAAGACGTCAAGAAAGAATGGAATCTACCCCGCACGAAATAATCTTATCGAAACGGGCTAAGCAAGATGTTGAAGACATTAGTCTTTATATCGAGCATCGAGACAGCCTCTATGCTGCTGAACAGTTCAAAGTCGACTTTGTTATCGAAGTAGAAAAGAACTTAAAGAATTTCCCTGAAGTCCATAAGCAATATGAAGCTATTCCCCAAGTCCACTATTTTGTCTTTAAAAAGAACTACCTCATATTCCATTCGACCAGAGGCAACAATGTCTATGTGATTACTGTTCGGCATGGGGCAAAGGATCAAAACAAAGGCTTCACTAAGTCTCTTGCTAGACTCAAGCGAGAAGCTTTGAGAAGTGGATAAAGTATCACTACTGCCTCGGATGAAACTTCCTATGAGTTTCCTTTAAGTCAGTGATGGTGAGACGGAGATAAACTTCAGTGATGGTTAAGGCTCGGTGGCCGAGAAGTTCTTGAACATGTTTAGGACTTGCGTTGACACTGCAGCTAGCTTAGAAAATTTTTAACTTTTTCACAGTCTGTCCAAGGAGCTGGCCTAAGTTATATCCCTTTTGAAAATTTGGATGATTAATTCTAAAATGACTTGGCAATTCTCTATTAATTAAATGAACCGGATATCCAATGTTATATCGAGTAGGCCATTCGACATTCATTTGATCACATATTTTTCTGAGCACTGCACAAGCTTCTACAGGAAACATGGTATCTTCACATGGTAATGAAATCATAAACTGACTAAGCAGCTTTAACTTGGGACTCCTTCTTAACCTCAGATGATATCCCTCCTTAGAGAAAGTCTTATACAAAGCCTCTAAGTTCTCTCGACCCACATCGGTGACTCGGATGTTCATACCGATGATTGGTGGCTTTGTTTTAAGTATTTTTTTATAACATGGAATAATGACGTGCGACTTATTAATCTCTACTTATGCAAACTCTTTATTAGGCAGAACTTGAGCTATGTATCGCAAATGTTCCTGTAAATCTTCTAGCCCTAAATCCTGAAACAATACAGGAAAATACCTCATTTTAGCCAATATCAAACCAATCAAAAACAGAACTCAAATCTATGTCAGGCCACTCAAGCCATGATAAATCAATATCTGGCAACTGAAATGTTCCATCAGCTAAAGCAAATAAAGCCTCAGTTTTCATTTTTGTGTAATCGCAAACTTCACCGCTTGCTTCATGAATAGCAGCAAATGTAATTGGGTCGGTAAATATACAATACGCCCAACATATCCAATCGATGTCATAGGCGAGACGCTTACAACTAGTGTGTATTTGATCCTGTGTATAATATTTCTTCTTACCATGATGGGATACTAAATCTTTACCCACAGCACTGAGGAATTTTTTCTTATCATTAGGGGATATGCTACATGCCATAGTCTAATATTCCTCATCCTTCTTTATTGAATGCAAGACACAGAAGTAAAGGCTAGTGCAGAAGACTCCGCAACCACCCAATAAGATTCCATAAAATATCTTTGAATTAGAAGTAATGACCTCGGTAGCCGAAGGCATATACTTGCCACCAGCGTGAGAAATAGCGAATGGTTCTTGAATAGACACCATAGCAATGCCAGTTAATAGAAAAAATATACCTAAATATAACAATCCTATCGGGTTATTAGACTTCTTCTTATTCACAGTCGATTTCATTGACTCTGATATAATAGGTTCTGCCTAGCCAGTCATCTATTATAAAAGCTCGTATGCTTTGTAATAGATGATTTCATTTAAAATCAGGATGCTTAGCCTTGGCCTCACGTTCCTTCTGTTCTTTAAGCGTCAGCTCCTTATGTTTCTCAAAAATTTCTTCAGCACTCATATCAGAATTAAGTGTGATAGAGACACACTGACCATCTTCACTTACTTCAACAA belongs to Verrucomicrobiota bacterium and includes:
- a CDS encoding type II toxin-antitoxin system RelE/ParE family toxin, with the protein product MESTPHEIILSKRAKQDVEDISLYIEHRDSLYAAEQFKVDFVIEVEKNLKNFPEVHKQYEAIPQVHYFVFKKNYLIFHSTRGNNVYVITVRHGAKDQNKGFTKSLARLKREALRSG